The sequence below is a genomic window from Saccopteryx leptura isolate mSacLep1 chromosome 3, mSacLep1_pri_phased_curated, whole genome shotgun sequence.
ACAGGACAAACTCCCAgtcctgcccaccagggggcactgaGGCCTCAGCCAGATGCTGCAGAATGCAGAGGGCCCCATACAGGGCGCACAGGGGCTCCTTGGCTTCCGGCTCCCAGGCTGACGTGGGGCTGTTCAGCTCCATCTTCAGGCCACACTCGGCCAGCAGGCCATAGGTTATGGACAAACTCTCCCCCTGGAGCGGGGCCAGGAGCTCGGGGTTGAGGGTGAAGGGGACGCTCCCAGAGCATAGGAAGTTGGGCTCCAGGAAGCTCCGCACCTTGAAGAAACAGTGTCACATGTGACAGGTCAGTCTCTGAGGTCAGGAAGAGAGAACCTTCGGTCCAAAGAGCCAGGGGTCATGCAGGGACACTACAGGGACAGGAGCTTTGGAGTCACGTCCTGGTCCTGCCTTGGGATCAGTGTGACAGGAACACGTTACTGGAAACCCTTGATCATGGGTCCCTCAGCCACTAGATAGTGACACGACCATTTACCTTTGTTTGAAATTGTATACATGTACTCTCATGTATACACATATGTCTATACGTACACGTGTACTTAGATATTCATACCTGGAGAGCGAGTACATGTAATTTGCACATCGTAACCATGTGAGTAGAACAGGGCTACAACTCATATTCCATGAGTCCCCAAACCTGTATTCTCACACAGCTATTTTAGGCCTGAACGTAGGATCGTCTGCAGGGGTCACCATGAAAACTCAGACCTTCTCAAGGTAGACGCATGCGCACTGGCTGGCTCTAGAGGGAGACACAGCCCCGATATCCCTGGGGGCCACAGGGGTCTCGGCTCCGACCCAGCAGACACCCCAGTCCTCCCGCTTCTCTCAGAATCACTCTTCCCTCTggttccctcccctcttcccggGACGCTGCCCTGGGGAATCTCACCAGGTCCCGCTGCTGGGAGAGGATCTCCTTCTCCATGGAATAGGCCAGCAGATCATGTTGGATGTCACTCAGCACTGGGGACAGGGGGACATTTGGGAAAAAGACTCAGATACCCTCTCCCTACATGAACTGAGAGACCCTTAAGAGGCAAACTCCAAGGCACAGGAATACAACGCGCGAGACTTAAGTTCCAGTTCCTGCCCTGGAAATCCTCCTGCTCCTGGGATGGTGCCCAGGACACCACAGAGCACGGGCAGAGGGTGGGTCCTGAGCCGCAGCCTGGGTGCATCACCCCAGTGGTATGCTGGGGGGAGTGGGGACAGTCTCCTCAGGTCTTAGGTCTGGGTCACATGGCAAGTTAGTCCCCTGAGCCTTCCTGACCTGGGACAGGAGTGTGCTGTGAGGGTGAAAGGTCACAACGTTTGAAGGGTTTACGTAAGGTGGCATCTAATGCCGCCCTTTCTGGGGCTCTGGAGGACGAAGCATATGACTCCCCCATTCTTCCTCCAGATCATACTCACCCATTATGGCTTCAAGCAGGTAAAGGATGAGGTCCTCGGAATAAATATAATGACATTTTGAGTCATTTTGCAGTTCATTTAGGATGGTGCCACCAGGGCCACTCAAATCACCCAAGGAGTCCTCTTCAAGCTAAGGGACATGGGTgttattaataatgataataataacatctTGTAATTCTGTGTCTTTAAGTCATTAACAAAGGAGTGGGGGGTCTATGGCTCTCTGCACAGGGGATACAGAACACCCTCAGTCTGTAGGGCCCACTCTCCGCCTTGGTCATAGGACATAGGGACATAGTCCCTGATCTCAGACATCTGTCACCCCCTTAAGGTGACTCCACCTTCTCTTCTCCATACATCCTGGCAGCCAGATCTCCACAACACCCCCCATTTACAACTTTGATCAGCCTCAGGTGGCAGTGGGTCCCCTCACCATGTTCATAAGGTCCTGAAGAGCCTCCCGGTCCCCAAGCATGGCCCGGATATTGGAGAACACAGTGTCCCGAGTGTTCTTTGAGAGCTGTGCCTCTCTTATTCTCCTTAAAACCTCCTCTTGTAGGTCCTTGAACTCTGCCCTCGAGCAGATAGTAGAGAAAACTTTGGATTAGAACATTTCTTTCCCAAAAAGAGCAAAATACCTGTTCTCTTTAAGCCGCTGACCAAAGCATCTCTGCGGAAGGCACATTGCAGCTCTGGGGTGGAGCTGTCGTGATTGGCTGGAGACACGGAACAtctcagctggggggggggggtgcaggaggagagagggggctctgggaagggctcacGGGAAGAGGGAGAAACCGAGCAGGTGCTCATTTCTGGGACACGTCTGAGACACTACGGACTCTATGGGACGGCAGAGGTGAGAATGCTGGGGAGTGCAGCATGGACTAGAACATGAGAGTATGAAAACagttatataaatttaagaatataaaaaacttGATAGGACATGCAATGGTGCCTATATCTTCAGGGTCTATTAAGAAGTAACTAAAACATTGGATGTTGAGAGCTCTCTCGTTCTGCTAGGACACTGGAGGTGGCCTCAAGGTGATCTTTTGACAGTCTGAAGTCACTAGAAGGGGAGCCCAGTTGGACAGGCCTTTCAGCTTGGTCACTATCCTAACCCCAGTTCTCAGAATAAGGTCTGATGCCCAATGAGTCCTCAATAAAGATTTTTTCTAAGaccctaaaaatgaatgaatgaatgaatgaatgaaacatggGACTGAGCAAAGTGTAACAGCGGAAGGAAAGCTCAGTGTTCTGAGAAGCTTGGAAACCTCCCATCTGGGTTCTGAGCTTTGCTGTTTGCCCAcgccctccccccccaaccccccagcaGCCCAGGGTCCCTCTCAGGAAACACTCACCTTTTGGAGCACAAAAGACTTCCTCTGTTCCCTCTGGAAAGAGAAAGGCAAGCTGGCATCTCCCTCCGTCAGCCCCACATTTCCCTTACTGACCTTTCCGAGTGTTCGCCCTCCTcggcctcctccctcctgcttaACCTCTTCTGCTCCGTCTGGTCCCTCCCTCCGCCTTCCTGACCCTTCCTGACCTTCCCGTCCCTCAGGAGCTGTGGCCAGGACCCGGGGCTGGTGGGAAAGGCAGGGGCACTCTGCCCTGCTCCCCAGATAAGTACAGTTAGGAGGCCCCAATCCCAGCAAACACAGGTCTTGGTGGGTGGACAGTCCTTTGTGGCCGAGGAGAGAAATGAAATTCCCCACCCAGAGGGAGTCTGTAAGGATCCGTTTCTCTACGTTCTGCTCCTACACTCCAACCTCCACGTCTCCATCCATCACCGCCCTTTGCCCACGGGGCCGGAGCTCAGGGGCTCAAGTGAGGATGGCAAAGGCAATCAGGGGTTCAGTGTGCATAATGGGACCATGTGGGGATTACATCCCACTTTCCTGACCTGAAATGTCCTCTGTCGTACACACGAGTCCAAGATCTAGTATCTCtgcaaagagaaacagaaaagattcTTCAAACGGTTCATTCTGCcgacccccaacacacacacacacacacacacacacacacacacacacacacacactcctacccCAGGACTCAGAGAGACTGTGGCTTTCCCTGTGCCCAGGACCCCTGTCTGGTCACAGCAGGGGAGAGGAGGACAGGCTGGAGGAGCCCAGCTGGGGAAGGTTTACCTGGGCTGAGACCCCAGCACCGTGATCATGGGTGTGCGAGGGGGTCAGGGGATCACGGGCGTGAGGTCTAAGCAGAGACCCTGCACAGCTCACCTCTGGGAAAGGTTTTCCTCCCATCATCCTTTGCGAAGTGAAGAATTCCTGGGTTGGAAAATGCCAGGTCAGCAGAAACCACTATCCCTGCAGGTCCCACCTACAGCATTTAGACTTTCTACCTCAGGCCAGGTGTGGCAGCTTCTCTCCAGGTGTGCTGGGGACCCCTTGAATTAGAATTAAATGGGATGTTTGTGGAACCCAGAACCCCTGACCTCGCTCCATGACTTCTGAATCGGGCTCCTGAATAGGAAGCTAGAACCTGCATTTTCAATGAGCCCCTGGGGTGACGGTGATGCTCTCTAATCCCTCACTGCAGAGCTGCCCTCACCAGGGAAGGACATGGGTCCTTCCTGCTGCCCTTTGTCTCACCTGCTGGAGGCCCCGCCCTCCCGTGTCTGCTCCCAGTCCTGCCCTCTCCCTGGGCGATCTCACATTTCACGTAGAGAAAGTTCAGGGTTCTGAAACTTGGCTAATATCAGATCTAGTGTGTGACGGGACAGGAGCCatgaaggaaggagacagagtGGAAGCAGCCCCATAGAAGGAGACCCATCCATCACGGTGCTGCAGTGTCCAGGGAGAGGAGCTCCAAGGAGGGCGTGGTCAGGTGTGCTTGATGATGACCACGTGGAGGAAATTCCCTGGAGGACGGACTGCAGTGGGTCAGGTGTGGATGCTACGAGGAAGTGAGCAGGGTGTAGAAGATTCTCTGTGGAAGTGGGCTGTCAGGGGACAGACTGTGGGAAGAGGACACTTGGGTGAGGGGTGATGAGATGGCAGAGACCTGACACTGTGGTCAGGTCATGGGAAGGACCCAGGACAGGGTGAAGGTGGATGTGGCTCAGCCACTTTGCCTGACAACCGTTTACTGCACTGGACCCCTCTTTGTAAGGTTCCTTCCAGTCCCCCTTAGGTCTGAATTATGGAAACAGACCAGCCCACGCGCCCCCTAGTGGTCAGAGCATGACTTGTAGGCACTGCTGAATGGTCTAATACCATTTTGTTATCACCTGTCAACATGTATAAAACATACTTGAAGATTGAGTTGAGCCACCTGATTGGAGAGTTCAGCCACATTCTATCTACTGTCACTGGCAGAAAGTCATTGACAAAAAGACCCTCCATGGACCAGATGTTGCATTGAGGATTCTCTAGAGAGgatgttagtgtgtgtgtgtgtgtgtgtgtgtgtgtgtgtgtgtgtgtgtgtctcaacAGTTCTGCGGGGGGACCCTGAGCTGGTTGTGTTCGCAGCACCCACTCTTCAGCTGGTGTGAAGTTGCTATTTGATGCTACTGTTTCCCCCTTGTGGAGTTATACcccaaaagtgtgtgtgtgtttggggaacTGTGCATTTTGAGGCTAATGAAATAGGGAAATGGACATACAGTTCTGTTGTACGTGGTTAGAGCATCCATGGTTCTGTTCATGGTTCTGCTGATATTTCATGGGCTTTACCATGGGATTATGGGTAATCAGGGAGGGCTCTCTGGCTGTCCCAGGTGAGCTGCTGACAGTGGTGGCACCTTAAATAGACATGACTGGGACCTTAAATAGACATGGCTGGGACCTTAAATAGACATGGCTGGGATTATGATCACACTTTCCCCAGTGCTGTGGACACCCCTGCGTTAGGCACCCCTTTTCTCCCACTCCATGCAGGACACCATCTCTTTACCCTCCCCAGGACAACATTTCAGTGGGATCCTCCTTGgaggtggcagtggtggtggggtgtgtgtgccctggacagCTGAGaaatgctgcttctctctctgagcAGGTGGAGAAGCCAGGTTGCCCGATCAtggtccttcctttctcctttccccctcaGGGGAAGCAGACCCGGCCCCCACCTGCCTGCTCCAGGCTCTACTTACTCCAGCCTTTCCCCTTGAACATCAGCCGCTTCCTCTTGTAGGCCACCACCGAGCCTTGTGGCACCGTCAGCTTCTTCTCTCTCACTTGGCAACCACTGCCCTGTCCTTCACCCTGGGGACAGAAACCAGGTAACACCGTCATACATGCATGTGGTTTCAGAAATTAAACACACCAGGAAAGTCATGAGAAAAGGAGTCAGCAgccccttccctcacccccccGGGTCCTGATTTCTTATTCTTGTGCTTTTCCCTTGTTTCATCCAGTATTTACCTTCATGTTCCTCAATTTCATGTTGATATTGCAATCATTTGATTTTAGTAGACTCAAGTATATCTATATCCATTTTCCTTTTTGATGATGTGGGTTCCATTTTTCTACACATTATAAGAGCAGAGGCAATAGATAAAAGGGAAATGCCCCACTCCAGCCTGTTCTACCCTCATGCAGGACCAGGGACATATCCAGCCCTTGTTCCTCTCACCGTCCTGTCCCCTATCCAAGGTGGGAGAGATACTGAGAGGCTCTGATGAGTTCACAGCCCAGAGGCACTGGCtcacagtaataaataaataaataaataaataaataaataaatctacttccacaacaacaataaaaactggGACCCATTCAACAGACTACAGAATACTTCTCTCCTCATGCATTGTACCACCCAGTCACCGAAGGCTGCTTAACCAGAGTTCCTTTTATCACGTATATTGTGTTCAGTTTTCAACAAAAGACATCACAAGGCATATTCAAAAACCACAAACAACTGTTTGAAGAGACAGAGCCAGCTGAGAATCAGACTCACATGGAACatagtgaaaggcagaaaccgcagGACGAACCAAAAACACGAGGCTGGTGTGTTCCAAAgggaatgtttattttaaaagcacctggaTGGGAGCATGGAAGCGGCAGAGGCCAGCAAATAGGTGTCAGCCCCGAGCTGCCAGAGTGAGCATTAGATATAGGGATTGTAAGCATTTGCCTGCATGGGGTCCTTGTACCTGGGTAAGCTTAGGTTAGCATATtgaggtttgtggccttggtcactaaCATAacgaggagcaggaggaggggaatTCTGCTGTAGAAACATACGTTCTTTGATGTAGAACAGctttggtgtccttggtaaattctgAATACAACCAAGAGGTCAGGAACCTCCTAGGAACAGCTGGGACCTGAGTCTGTGACttggcttttacaaacaactgttCTGATTTAAACACCCCTAATGGTCAGATTCCTCCCCAATGCAAGCTTTCCCAGGCATTTTTGTGAAGGTAAACTTTTTGttatatttcaaagtgaaggccaggaagccattaagtgaGAGAATAGCAGGCAAATTAACTACAATCTTACAGTAGAGGATGGAGATGTTCTGGTTTGAGCCTGGGGAagaagttgggtgaggggaattgaGTTTTACAGGGGTAGTTTAACCCTAACACGGAGATGTTGGAATTATtagacagaaaattttaaaccacTGTGATTAGTGCACTATGACAGCTAatggaaaacatttataaaaatgcaaGAACAGATCAGAAATGTaagcaaaaatatggaaattctatggaaaaagtaaaaaaaaatgctagacaGATTAAAAGTACTTcagcagaaataaagaatgccttTGATTGGCTCATTAGCAAACTGGACACAAGTGTAATAAACACCACTGCACTTGAAGATATCTCATTAGAAATCTCTAAACtgaaaagtaaacagaaaaaatttctttaaaaatgaaacataataTCCAAGAACTTTGAGACATCTAAGGCAGTAGTAATATACATGTaatgagaataaaaggaaaagagagaaagagtagagATAAATATTTCAAGCAATAATAACTGAGGATTTTCCCCATTTTAATGTCAGACATCAGACCATAGATCCAAGAAGGTCAAAGAACTACAagcaataagaataaaaataaaggctctggccgattggctcagtggtagagcgtcgacctggcgtgcagaagtcccgggttcgattcccggccagggcacacaggagaagcgcccatctgcttctccacccctccccctctccttcctctctgtctctctcttcccctcccgcagccgaggctacattggagcaaagatggcctgggcactggggatggctccttggcctctgccccagacgctagagtcgctctggtcacgacagagtgacgccccggaggggcagagcatcgccccctggtgggcagagcgttgcccctggtgggcgtgccgggtggatcccggtggggcgcatgcaggagtctgtctgtctctccccgtttccaccttcagaaaaatacaaaaaaaaataaaaataaaaataaaaataaattaaaggccctggccggttggttcagtggtagagcgtctgcctggcgtgcaggagtcccgggttcgattctcggccagggaacacaggagaagcaaccatctgcttcatctgcttctccacccctccccctctccttcctctctgtctctctctttccctcccgcagccaaggctccattggagcaaggttggccagagcgctgaggatggctctatgccctctgcctcaagtgctagaatggctctggttgcagcagagtaacaccccagatgggcggagcatcgccccctggtgggcatgccgggtggatcccagccgggcacatgcgggagtctgtctgactgcctccccatttccaacttcagaaaaatacccccaaaaattaattaattaattaattaattaattaaaaagtcttAGACTTATTCATTCAAACTGcagataaagaaaacatttaaggACCCTGTCTAGTTGGcccagtgatagagcatcagcaaagcatgtggatgtctcgagTTTGATTCCGAGTAAGGGCATACAGGAGAcatgcccatcagcttctccacccttgtcCCTCTCactgttttctctccctctctccctctctctctatcccccacctgcagccatagctcgatttgagcgagttgaccctgggcactgaggatggatccatggcctctacctcaggtgctaaaaagagttcgtgtgctgagcaatggaacaacaacccagatgagcagagtatcacccctagtgggcttgctgggtgaatcccggtcacatgcagtagtctgtctctgcctcctcttcccttccctcccctcaccgaagttaaaaaaagaaggagaaaagaaaacatatttgaaatgggaatggaaagagactcaGCATGGGACACAGGGGCCACAATGTGGGGAGTTgtgagtgttatattgagtgggacacttgaaaccatgtcaacacaataagtaaaaagtaaaagttacaaaaataaaaatgtaaagcaataaaaaaacaacagttaTATCTGggttttatttaactattttattgattgatttagagaagagagagagaaagagaaacatcagtttgttgtgccacatatttatacattcactggttgattcctgtacatgtcctgaccaggaattgaacccacaaccttggcttatcctgacaatgctctaacccagtgagcAACCCTGCCAGGGCAATATATCtctgttttaattgaatttcacTGCTTCATTATTAGTAAAATCATCATTTGATGTGTTTATAGAGCATTGATATTTCCTTTGTAAATATCTTCCTACTTTCTGACTATGTTTCGTTTGGTAGTTTTCTGACCtctttttgctattgttttgtGAGAGTTCTctgcacaatttaaaaaaatacatgcttGTCCCCATATGTGTCAGAAATAATCATACCAGTGTGTCAtttgtttttcaacttttttgatatatttttaataaaatgacttTAAGTTTTTATGTagtccaaaagaaaaaagaaaaaagaaaatgtgttacaAGTCTGAGGATATTGAAAGAAGTCAGGTATTTCTTGTCTGCTGTTGTTTCtgctactttttttcctttttttgctttaGGAATTTGTACTTATCTTTCTATAAAACAAGATGGATTTAAGTTTTACAATAAACAAGTATAAgcttatttgaattttataaactTCATGGTCCTAGCTGGATAGCTTAATTGGCtaaagtgtcatcctgatgcACAAAAGTTggcagtttgatccccagtcaaggcacgcacagaaacagatctatgtttctgtctttccatctgtctgtctgtctgcttctctcttccctgtcctctctctcaaaaatcaataaatatttaaagttaaaacatctttattattatgtagctcttatttttaatttctattgtgGTAATAAAATGTGCTATCTtatccatttttaagtgtacactaCAAGACATTATTGtgttttcacttttgtttatatTGAGAGATTTTCTGACCTCCTTTGTGCTATCCTTTTGATCCACTGGAGGGTCAACAGTGTATATTTTAATGTTCATGTATTTGTGAATTTGATAGTTTTCCCCCTGTTCTTGATCTCTAGTTTCATTCCCCTGTGGCCAGAAAATACACCTGGTGGATCTTCAGTCAGTAAATTTAGAAAGACTGACTAGGGGGTCTCAGGTGAGCTGTCCTGGAGAATGTGCTGTGTGTGGGGTAGAAGGTGTATGATCTCTGCAGCATGTTCTGTGATGTCTGTTATGAACCAGAGTTCCAGAGTCTTTATGGTGCTGTCGTCCTCCGATTCCTTACGGACCTTTTGTCTGATGTACCAAAACAAAACTCTGCACCATGAAGAAGTGGGAACATATCAACTCTAATGGCCTCACAGCCCACAGCCACCATTTAGCACCATGCTGGCTGTGAACACTGTGACAGAGGACCTGGACACAGCTGAGCAGAAGCCCTGGGTAAGAGGACACGGACTCTCAGACACCCAGGTCACCAAGACGAGCAGATGGGAACCCAACGCTGAGAGTCGAATGTCCTCTAAACAGGACAGTGTTTTACTAGGTTCAAACTTTCATCCTCTAAAATGAAATCAATAAACTTGGGGAAATGAGTTCACAATTTAGATATTTTCCTTGAGCTTCTAAATCATCCAACTGAGCATAAACTACAAATAAAGTATATAATGTATAAAAGCTTATACACATTATAACACAAACTAATAGATAAATTAATCTGCTTATGTAAAAAGTATATTAGCAGGTTATTGTGATTGAGTGAGTTATATAAATCCATGAGCATGATGGTATTTCTATCTCACCCCTTCTATCACTCTGCCCAGGATGTCAAGGCATTCAGGGTCTGTCACCGCTGAGGATGCTGTGAGGGGTCCCTCATCTCCTCCCGCGTAAACTGAGCATGGACACCATGTGGCAGCCACCCCTTCAGATTTGCCAGAGTGCATCACACACCCAAAGCAGATGTCATACCACATAATTCAATCTAGGTGTATCAATACATGTCCCCTTCTCATACCTTGCCAAAAATCTTCAGAGCAATGCAGAATTTCCCTAAGATACTCTGACTACTGAGATCATGCAGCTCAGGACTGTTGAGCAGTTCCACGGTCTCAGTCACCACATACAGTTTCATGAGTGCATTTCGGATCTCCACCAGAAATGATGGCTCTGGGTCCCTCAGTTTCCTAGAAAGAGAGGAGGGTCAGAGTGGGAAGAGGAATCCTCTCAGGTCACCCTGGGGTACCCTCCTCCTCAGGACCAGGAAGGATGCAGAGACTTTGGACTTTGACAGGAGTACCCTCCGTGGTTATG
It includes:
- the LOC136401371 gene encoding gasdermin-C-like isoform X1 — protein: MSSMFERATWGLVKEIGDKELKPVRSLLSATKIRQYSLVQKKRSLSLFWELPDIPLDVSLLHILEPSSPVPDAAVKAPVLFSDTVVNKQQAGGSVNAVADVSFSGEATQCHGSSFECQIVTTPFETWTELQKRKLRDPEPSFLVEIRNALMKLYVVTETVELLNSPELHDLSSQSILGKFCIALKIFGKGEGQGSGCQVREKKLTVPQGSVVAYKRKRLMFKGKGWRILHFAKDDGRKTFPREILDLGLVCTTEDISEGTEEVFCAPKEFKDLQEEVLRRIREAQLSKNTRDTVFSNIRAMLGDREALQDLMNMLEEDSLGDLSGPGGTILNELQNDSKCHYIYSEDLILYLLEAIMVLSDIQHDLLAYSMEKEILSQQRDLVRSFLEPNFLCSGSVPFTLNPELLAPLQGESLSITYGLLAECGLKMELNSPTSAWEPEAKEPLCALYGALCILQHLAEASVPPGGQDWEFVL
- the LOC136401371 gene encoding gasdermin-C-like isoform X2 is translated as MPSTFERAIKELVKEIGDEELRPVNYTMNATKINCFTLVRRKKSLLLFWQLRDTPLDVSLLHILEPGTSVPDAAVKAPVLFSDTVVNKQQAGGSVNAVADVSFSGEATQCHGSSFECQIVTTPFETWTELQKRKLRDPEPSFLVEIRNALMKLYVVTETVELLNSPELHDLSSQSILGKFCIALKIFGKGEGQGSGCQVREKKLTVPQGSVVAYKRKRLMFKGKGWRILHFAKDDGRKTFPREILDLGLVCTTEDISEGTEEVFCAPKEFKDLQEEVLRRIREAQLSKNTRDTVFSNIRAMLGDREALQDLMNMLEEDSLGDLSGPGGTILNELQNDSKCHYIYSEDLILYLLEAIMVLSDIQHDLLAYSMEKEILSQQRDLVRSFLEPNFLCSGSVPFTLNPELLAPLQGESLSITYGLLAECGLKMELNSPTSAWEPEAKEPLCALYGALCILQHLAEASVPPGGQDWEFVL